One Alphaproteobacteria bacterium genomic window carries:
- a CDS encoding DNA-directed RNA polymerase subunit alpha: MQNNWQALIRPFKLDLKTNNSSEYVGTVVAEPLEKGFGLTIGNALRRVLLSSLQGAAATTVKFDSAVHEFSTIEGVKEDIPEIILNIKGLCFKKKSESPARVTLNVSRSGPVYARDLTIPADVELLNPDAFICTLDATATLKMEMTVDSGKGYIPASMNRTDDLPVGVIPIDSWFSPVRKVSYKVDNTRVGQVTNYDKLSLFVETNGSMRPEDAVAIAARILQDQLQQFINFDEPEDIALEKRDADLPFNRNLLRRVEELELSVRSANCLKNENIVYIGDLVQKTEQEMLKTPNFGRKSLNEIKAVLSEMGLDLGMNTPDWPPEDVDALTKKIEEPF; encoded by the coding sequence ATCCAAAACAATTGGCAAGCATTAATTCGTCCCTTCAAGTTAGACTTGAAGACAAATAACTCCTCCGAATATGTGGGAACAGTAGTTGCGGAGCCTCTCGAAAAAGGCTTTGGGTTGACTATTGGAAATGCCTTGCGTCGGGTCTTGCTTTCCTCATTACAAGGTGCTGCTGCGACAACTGTCAAGTTTGATAGTGCCGTGCACGAGTTTAGTACGATTGAGGGAGTAAAAGAGGACATTCCAGAGATAATCTTGAACATTAAGGGGCTTTGTTTTAAGAAAAAATCAGAATCTCCCGCACGTGTTACGTTAAATGTCTCTCGCTCGGGCCCTGTTTATGCCCGAGATTTGACAATTCCTGCGGATGTTGAGCTGCTCAACCCTGATGCTTTTATATGCACGCTTGATGCGACTGCTACGTTGAAAATGGAAATGACTGTTGACTCTGGTAAGGGTTATATTCCCGCTTCGATGAATCGTACAGATGACCTCCCTGTGGGTGTTATCCCCATTGACTCCTGGTTTAGTCCTGTTCGGAAAGTTTCTTATAAGGTCGACAATACCCGTGTCGGTCAAGTAACAAACTATGATAAACTCAGTCTTTTTGTGGAAACAAATGGCTCTATGCGTCCCGAAGATGCTGTTGCGATTGCTGCACGCATTTTGCAAGATCAACTCCAGCAATTTATAAACTTTGATGAACCTGAGGACATTGCTCTTGAGAAGCGAGATGCGGATCTTCCCTTTAACCGTAACCTTTTGCGTCGTGTTGAAGAATTAGAGCTTTCAGTTCGTTCGGCAAACTGTTTAAAAAATGAAAATATTGTCTATATTGGTGATCTTGTCCAAAAGACAGAGCAAGAGATGCTAAAAACACCTAACTTTGGTCGCAAGTCCTTGAATGAAATCAAGGCTGTTCTCTCTGAAATGGGTCTTGATTTGGGTATGAATACGCCAGACTGGCCCCCAGAAGACGTGGATGCATTGACCAAAAAAATCGAAGAACCATTTTAA
- a CDS encoding F0F1 ATP synthase subunit C codes for MDASSAKFIGAGIAMFAALGAGIGLGNIFAAWLGALSRNPSAEKKYATIGYVGAGLVEVVALLAFVLAIMILR; via the coding sequence ATGGACGCATCATCAGCAAAGTTTATTGGCGCAGGCATTGCAATGTTTGCCGCCCTCGGGGCAGGTATTGGCCTTGGCAATATTTTTGCCGCTTGGTTGGGAGCATTATCACGAAACCCCAGTGCTGAAAAAAAATATGCAACCATTGGATATGTTGGGGCTGGTCTTGTTGAGGTGGTGGCTCTATTGGCATTCGTTTTGGCAATCATGATCTTGCGGTAA
- a CDS encoding outer membrane beta-barrel protein has translation MTKRLTCLTLWAAMSAVSLSADNAIAHPSSSPAAADSKKWSVLLSVDLAGKNLTVRNRMQSSTTPAPWSKTTESKRAVLPGFTVQGHLNIGESGGYLGAEISYLIGDLKAQSNSPHLLYVNKNHALHHRRMSHMIQTGLIIGKRFGDSAVHLKAGVAFAKVRHRTFFDRNQVSNLHYDKNATGYYVGVGYVKNIAHNFAVGIDYEYALYRTEKKAFDHPGAVRVLRNKGNFKSQATIDTLKLRFIYKI, from the coding sequence ATGACTAAAAGATTAACGTGCTTGACGTTATGGGCAGCTATGTCGGCTGTGTCTCTATCGGCGGATAATGCTATTGCTCACCCATCGTCGTCACCTGCAGCAGCTGATTCAAAAAAGTGGTCCGTTTTGTTGAGTGTTGATTTGGCTGGAAAAAACCTAACAGTAAGAAACCGGATGCAATCGTCCACAACACCTGCCCCTTGGAGTAAAACGACAGAATCAAAACGTGCGGTTCTTCCTGGCTTCACAGTGCAAGGGCATCTGAACATAGGCGAGAGTGGTGGCTACTTAGGCGCAGAAATTTCCTACTTGATTGGGGACTTAAAAGCACAATCCAACTCCCCTCATCTTCTATATGTGAATAAGAATCACGCGCTTCACCACAGAAGAATGTCGCATATGATCCAAACAGGCCTAATTATTGGAAAGAGATTTGGTGATTCTGCTGTACACCTAAAGGCAGGCGTTGCTTTTGCAAAAGTTCGTCACAGGACATTCTTTGACCGTAATCAAGTTTCCAATCTTCATTATGACAAAAATGCGACGGGATATTATGTAGGGGTTGGCTACGTAAAGAACATTGCTCACAATTTTGCTGTGGGTATAGATTATGAATATGCATTATATAGAACTGAGAAAAAAGCCTTTGATCATCCAGGGGCTGTGCGGGTTCTTAGAAACAAAGGAAACTTCAAAAGTCAGGCCACGATTGATACCTTGAAGTTGCGTTTCATTTACAAAATATAA
- the rpmG gene encoding 50S ribosomal protein L33: MAKAIRIGIRLVSTAKTGFFYVGFKNPRTKPEKLEVRKYDPVVRKHVMFRESKLK; the protein is encoded by the coding sequence ATGGCTAAAGCTATCCGAATTGGTATTCGATTGGTCAGCACTGCAAAGACAGGCTTCTTTTACGTTGGTTTTAAAAACCCCCGCACCAAGCCTGAAAAGCTTGAAGTACGTAAGTATGACCCTGTAGTGCGGAAACATGTTATGTTTCGTGAATCAAAACTCAAGTAA
- the recR gene encoding recombination protein RecR translates to MAKEIDQLIQMFAKLPGLGSRSGRRIALHLMKHRETILEPLINRMQTVHDTLRNCKICHNLDSNDCCHICTNLDRDNHIICVVTDVADVWALERAHFFKGRYHVLGGVLSAIDGVTPDNLTLESLKNRLRATPCVTEIVLALPATLDGQITAQYVRRHLEGLNLYVSSLAQGVPMGGELDYLDDGTLHAAYNARQKLPD, encoded by the coding sequence ATGGCCAAAGAAATCGACCAACTTATTCAGATGTTTGCTAAGCTTCCCGGTCTGGGGAGCCGTTCAGGGCGACGCATTGCCTTACATTTGATGAAACACCGGGAAACCATCTTAGAACCCCTTATTAACCGCATGCAAACCGTGCATGATACGCTACGGAACTGTAAGATTTGCCATAACCTTGACAGCAACGATTGTTGCCACATCTGTACAAATCTAGACCGTGACAATCATATTATTTGCGTGGTCACGGATGTTGCAGACGTATGGGCATTAGAACGGGCTCACTTTTTTAAAGGGCGCTACCATGTTTTAGGAGGCGTGCTATCCGCCATTGATGGAGTAACACCCGATAACTTAACCCTAGAGTCTCTCAAAAATCGCTTGAGGGCGACTCCTTGTGTTACAGAAATTGTGCTTGCTCTGCCCGCAACACTTGACGGTCAGATAACAGCCCAGTATGTGCGCCGGCATCTCGAAGGGCTTAATCTTTATGTGAGTTCTCTTGCACAAGGTGTGCCCATGGGTGGTGAGTTGGATTATCTGGATGATGGAACGTTACACGCAGCATACAATGCTCGGCAAAAGTTACCTGATTAA
- the dnaX gene encoding DNA polymerase III subunit gamma/tau produces MSNILSSYQVFARKYRPRTLEDIKGQPILVRILTNALTNGRLGHAFIFHGIRGTGKTTTARVLARCLNCSQAEAPTLTPCGVCENCKAIESDRHIDVIEMDAASRTGVDDIREIIDSSRFKPVLGRYKIFIIDEVHMLSKSAFNALLKTLEEPPAHVKFLFATTEVQKIPATILSRCMRFDLQRFREDDLIGLFANVCEKESITTDSTALRLIAQAAEGSARDGLSILDQVANTTNNSFGAQEVQHMLGLASHQHIADLAFHLMKGEIAISLEKLDNHYEKGVNLLSLFRHLMEFIHILTTAKAAGDKYITYWIHEKDLQQQALKVLPHVTIDGLNRFWDIVRTSYDDIARALLPLAAARMAFIRLCYVANLPTPRELASREFAPEEDTREHTPQPSPIPLTSQAEPLAKEKTRTSPSLQKADERYPENKPMAANTSIFDRVCAHVSEAREPLIHSHLLHHVRCLDAGPGKLVLAVDPTVPKDFVKRLQAILAPLGTPWDITLQPQTEDMQKDFPTTAERNAHDHGKKLKKAEEYPLVTQALEIFPGAAVVDVKPTP; encoded by the coding sequence GTGTCAAATATACTATCCAGCTATCAGGTCTTTGCGCGCAAATATCGCCCGCGCACCTTAGAGGATATCAAAGGTCAGCCGATATTGGTTCGCATTTTAACTAACGCTCTTACTAATGGCCGATTGGGGCATGCGTTCATTTTTCATGGCATTCGTGGAACAGGAAAAACAACGACAGCCCGTGTTTTGGCACGCTGTCTCAACTGTAGCCAAGCGGAGGCACCCACGCTCACCCCCTGTGGTGTCTGTGAGAACTGTAAGGCCATAGAGTCAGACAGACATATCGATGTTATTGAAATGGACGCCGCTAGCCGAACCGGCGTTGATGATATTCGTGAAATCATTGACTCCTCACGCTTTAAACCTGTTTTGGGGCGTTATAAAATTTTCATTATTGATGAAGTGCACATGTTGTCGAAAAGTGCCTTCAACGCACTGCTGAAAACCCTGGAGGAGCCTCCTGCTCATGTAAAGTTCCTTTTTGCAACGACCGAAGTACAGAAAATTCCCGCAACTATTTTATCCCGATGCATGCGCTTTGACCTTCAGCGCTTTCGGGAAGACGATTTGATTGGGCTCTTTGCTAATGTATGCGAAAAAGAATCAATCACGACGGACTCAACGGCGCTTAGGCTCATTGCTCAAGCCGCGGAGGGATCCGCCCGTGATGGGCTTTCGATTTTGGATCAAGTAGCAAACACAACTAATAACAGTTTTGGTGCCCAAGAGGTGCAGCATATGCTTGGCCTTGCCAGTCATCAGCACATTGCTGACCTTGCCTTTCATCTCATGAAGGGGGAAATTGCCATAAGCCTTGAGAAGCTTGATAATCATTACGAAAAAGGGGTAAATCTTTTAAGCCTTTTTCGGCATTTGATGGAGTTTATACACATTCTTACAACAGCTAAAGCAGCTGGGGATAAATACATTACCTATTGGATTCATGAAAAAGACTTACAGCAACAGGCACTAAAAGTTCTTCCACATGTAACCATTGATGGATTAAACCGTTTTTGGGATATTGTGCGTACGAGTTACGATGATATCGCCCGCGCCCTCCTTCCCCTTGCTGCTGCTCGGATGGCCTTTATTCGTTTGTGTTATGTGGCAAACTTACCTACACCAAGAGAATTAGCATCAAGGGAATTCGCCCCCGAAGAAGACACTCGCGAACATACACCACAACCCTCTCCTATCCCTCTCACAAGCCAGGCTGAACCCTTAGCAAAGGAAAAAACTCGCACCTCTCCCTCCTTACAGAAAGCCGATGAGAGATATCCAGAAAACAAGCCTATGGCTGCTAATACAAGTATTTTTGACCGTGTGTGTGCACACGTTTCAGAGGCACGCGAGCCACTAATCCACTCTCACTTATTACACCATGTACGCTGCCTCGATGCTGGTCCCGGGAAACTAGTACTTGCCGTTGATCCCACTGTTCCCAAAGACTTCGTCAAACGCCTTCAGGCTATTCTTGCTCCGCTTGGTACACCATGGGATATTACTCTGCAGCCACAAACAGAGGATATGCAGAAAGATTTCCCTACAACAGCAGAGCGCAACGCCCACGATCATGGCAAAAAATTAAAAAAAGCAGAAGAATATCCCCTTGTAACACAGGCACTGGAAATATTTCCCGGAGCTGCTGTTGTTGATGTAAAACCAACCCCATAG
- the rplQ gene encoding 50S ribosomal protein L17, which yields MRHKLSGRKLNRTSAHRKALLRNMACSLVKFEQIKTTLPKAKELRPYIEKLVTKARLGTLAARRDILSSIQDRELVSKMMDTLADRYRKRPGGYVRIIRSGFRYGDNAPMAYIEFVERDLSAKPAMPREATEDLNDSSAASASA from the coding sequence ATGCGTCATAAACTATCCGGACGTAAGCTCAATCGCACCAGTGCACATCGCAAAGCCTTGCTTCGCAATATGGCCTGCTCCCTCGTTAAATTTGAGCAGATTAAGACGACCTTGCCAAAAGCTAAAGAGCTCCGTCCATACATTGAGAAGCTTGTGACGAAAGCGCGCTTAGGCACCCTCGCTGCGCGTCGTGACATTCTCTCTTCCATACAAGATCGTGAACTTGTTTCCAAGATGATGGACACTCTTGCTGATCGTTATCGTAAGCGTCCAGGGGGTTATGTGCGTATTATTCGAAGTGGTTTTCGCTACGGCGATAATGCCCCGATGGCCTATATTGAGTTTGTTGAGCGTGATCTTTCGGCTAAACCAGCGATGCCTCGGGAGGCAACAGAGGATTTAAATGATTCCTCTGCCGCCTCTGCCTCCGCATAA
- the rpsK gene encoding 30S ribosomal protein S11, with translation MSKTPSRVKRRARKNIPTGIAHIQCTFNNTIVTITDVHGNSIAASSAGAVGFKGSRKSTPFAAQLAAEDVATKAKEHGLVTLSVEVYGPGSGRETALRALVASGLNVTSIRDVTPVPHNGVRPPKRRRV, from the coding sequence ATGAGTAAAACACCTTCACGCGTCAAGCGTCGCGCCAGGAAGAATATACCAACAGGAATCGCACATATTCAGTGTACATTCAACAATACAATAGTCACCATTACCGATGTTCACGGTAATTCCATAGCTGCATCGTCCGCTGGCGCTGTGGGATTTAAGGGATCTCGTAAGTCAACTCCCTTTGCAGCGCAGCTGGCTGCAGAAGATGTTGCAACAAAAGCAAAAGAGCATGGTCTTGTGACCTTGAGCGTTGAGGTTTATGGCCCAGGCAGTGGGCGTGAAACAGCATTGCGGGCGCTTGTGGCTTCGGGATTGAATGTTACATCAATTCGGGACGTTACGCCTGTTCCTCACAATGGTGTTCGTCCACCAAAGCGTCGCCGTGTGTAA
- a CDS encoding leucyl aminopeptidase, producing MQISFVDEISTPSDSIIVGVYQGKAFTASAEWLDNETDGLLSRTLKANHFKGSLGEVFAIPSPQGLSGVQRVLLVGLGQPEKLTPIAYQQAGAAAQLMMSRTPDSGAIFYADSCAVAHLSGATVAVNVAVGMSLRSWRFDRYKTKSSTEELSHLVSVKIVTEEAIAAEEQFNTEASVIEGVQLTRTLVSEPPNTIYPESMVSQVLELKKIGLEVEILGEKAMRKLGMNALLGVAEGSAKEAQLIIIEWRGAEDPSEKPIAFVGKGVTFDSGGLSLKPPKSMETMKYDMAGSAVVAGLMRALAGRNAPINAIGIMGMVENMPSGNALRPGDILTSMSGQTIEVLNTDAEGRLVLADALWYTQERFKPHTMIDLATLTGAIVVALGHEHAGLFSNDDTLAANLQKASEAVDERLWRLPLMGAYDKDIDSDIADVCNIQKTAGAAGSITAAQFLQRFVNNVRWAHLDIAGVADSSKDRPLSARGATGFGVRLLDRYVREFVEK from the coding sequence ATGCAGATCAGTTTTGTCGATGAAATTAGTACACCAAGTGACTCGATTATTGTGGGGGTTTATCAGGGAAAGGCCTTTACTGCCTCTGCAGAGTGGCTGGACAATGAGACAGATGGTTTGTTAAGCCGCACATTGAAAGCGAATCACTTTAAAGGTTCGTTAGGGGAGGTATTTGCGATACCCTCTCCACAGGGTTTGTCTGGTGTCCAACGGGTTCTTCTGGTTGGATTGGGGCAGCCTGAAAAACTGACACCAATAGCCTATCAGCAAGCGGGTGCCGCTGCTCAACTTATGATGTCGCGTACGCCTGACAGTGGTGCGATATTTTATGCCGATTCCTGTGCTGTTGCCCACTTATCAGGAGCCACTGTTGCTGTGAATGTGGCTGTAGGTATGTCTTTGCGCAGCTGGCGCTTTGATCGCTATAAAACAAAGTCCTCAACGGAAGAACTTTCCCATTTAGTGTCTGTGAAAATTGTGACCGAAGAGGCAATTGCCGCTGAGGAGCAATTTAATACTGAGGCCTCTGTCATAGAGGGGGTGCAGTTGACACGGACCCTCGTGAGTGAGCCTCCGAATACAATCTACCCAGAAAGCATGGTTAGTCAGGTTCTCGAACTTAAAAAAATAGGCCTAGAAGTAGAGATTCTTGGCGAGAAGGCCATGCGTAAGCTGGGAATGAATGCTCTGTTGGGTGTTGCTGAGGGGAGTGCAAAAGAAGCGCAGCTTATTATTATTGAGTGGCGCGGTGCAGAAGATCCAAGCGAAAAGCCCATTGCTTTTGTGGGTAAGGGCGTCACATTTGATTCTGGCGGTCTCAGCTTGAAGCCTCCTAAGAGTATGGAAACCATGAAGTATGACATGGCAGGATCAGCTGTTGTGGCGGGGTTGATGCGGGCCCTGGCCGGACGTAATGCACCAATTAATGCGATTGGTATTATGGGAATGGTTGAAAACATGCCGTCTGGAAATGCCCTACGTCCGGGTGATATTCTCACGTCGATGTCGGGTCAAACAATCGAAGTTCTAAATACGGATGCGGAAGGTCGCTTGGTGTTGGCAGACGCTCTTTGGTACACGCAAGAGCGTTTTAAACCACACACAATGATTGATCTTGCTACGTTGACGGGCGCTATTGTTGTTGCGCTTGGTCATGAGCATGCAGGGCTGTTTAGCAATGATGACACGCTTGCCGCTAATCTTCAAAAAGCTTCTGAGGCAGTTGACGAGCGCTTGTGGCGACTTCCTCTTATGGGTGCCTACGATAAGGATATTGATTCTGATATTGCTGATGTGTGTAATATTCAAAAAACAGCAGGAGCAGCGGGCAGTATCACGGCCGCGCAGTTTTTACAGCGCTTTGTGAATAATGTACGATGGGCACATCTTGATATTGCTGGGGTTGCCGATTCATCAAAGGATCGACCGCTTTCTGCTAGAGGGGCGACTGGATTCGGGGTACGTCTTCTCGATCGTTATGTCCGTGAGTTTGTCGAAAAGTAA
- the rpsM gene encoding 30S ribosomal protein S13, whose protein sequence is MARIAGVNVPSEKRVIIGLQYVYGIGPHGAQQICEQMKIKDSMRVHELTDEDLLRLRELIEANYKVEGDLRREVSMNMKRLMDLKTYRGLRHRRNLPVHGQRTHTNARTRRGRAVAIAGKKK, encoded by the coding sequence GTGGCTCGTATAGCAGGCGTAAACGTTCCTTCAGAAAAACGTGTAATTATAGGCCTCCAGTATGTTTATGGAATTGGTCCTCACGGTGCTCAACAAATCTGTGAGCAAATGAAGATCAAGGATTCCATGCGTGTGCATGAATTAACAGATGAGGATCTTCTTCGCTTGCGCGAATTGATAGAAGCTAATTATAAAGTTGAAGGAGATCTCCGTCGTGAGGTTTCTATGAACATGAAGCGTCTTATGGATCTTAAAACATATCGTGGCCTTCGTCATCGCCGTAATTTGCCCGTTCATGGACAGCGTACACATACAAACGCCCGGACACGTCGCGGGCGTGCCGTTGCCATTGCGGGTAAAAAGAAATAA
- a CDS encoding DNA polymerase III subunit chi, with protein MSAFSASVTIYGHQDRPLIRTLPRLLEKVLETEERATVLVPQDLLEVVDKGLWTYTPLGFLPHGKKREGVSGDPSLQPIWLTSVFENPNNAGVLVVFDYQVVAEKDLLAGAFTRILDLFSLSDKSSVTHFCKRLDVYRALHADMVMWKDEGSWNKAQELLQSF; from the coding sequence ATGTCGGCTTTCTCTGCTTCTGTAACTATTTATGGGCACCAAGATCGTCCATTGATTCGGACATTACCACGGTTACTTGAAAAGGTGCTCGAAACAGAGGAGAGGGCTACTGTTCTTGTGCCCCAAGACTTACTCGAGGTTGTTGACAAAGGATTGTGGACCTATACCCCTCTTGGTTTCCTTCCGCATGGCAAGAAGAGAGAGGGGGTTTCTGGGGACCCCTCTTTGCAACCAATTTGGCTTACTTCTGTGTTTGAAAACCCCAACAACGCAGGTGTGTTGGTTGTTTTTGATTACCAAGTTGTGGCAGAAAAAGATTTATTAGCGGGAGCCTTTACGCGCATCTTGGATTTATTTTCTCTCTCGGATAAGAGTTCAGTGACACATTTTTGCAAGCGCTTAGATGTGTATCGTGCGTTGCATGCGGATATGGTGATGTGGAAAGATGAAGGTTCTTGGAATAAAGCGCAAGAACTGTTACAAAGTTTCTAG
- the ndk gene encoding nucleoside-diphosphate kinase, with amino-acid sequence MSRQRTLSIIKPDATRRNLTGAINSLIEAAGLRIVAQKRIQLTPSQAAAFYDVHKERSFFSELCAFMTSGPVVVQVLEGEDAVASYRAVMGATNPANADEGTIRKIHAESIEANSVHGSDSVENARTEISFFFADSEIVG; translated from the coding sequence ATGAGTCGTCAACGCACGCTATCCATTATCAAGCCAGACGCAACACGTCGCAATCTGACAGGGGCGATCAACAGCTTGATCGAAGCGGCGGGTTTGCGCATTGTGGCGCAAAAACGCATTCAGCTAACCCCTTCCCAGGCAGCTGCTTTCTATGATGTGCATAAGGAACGATCATTTTTTAGTGAGCTGTGTGCGTTTATGACTTCAGGACCGGTTGTTGTTCAGGTCCTTGAAGGCGAAGATGCAGTTGCAAGCTATCGTGCTGTTATGGGAGCAACAAATCCTGCCAATGCGGATGAGGGAACAATTCGAAAGATACACGCAGAGTCCATTGAGGCAAATTCTGTTCATGGATCAGACAGCGTAGAGAATGCGCGCACTGAAATATCATTCTTTTTTGCTGATAGCGAGATCGTGGGGTAG
- a CDS encoding nucleoside monophosphate kinase — translation MVVLLMGPPGCGKGTQAKLLVEKHGFSHISTGDLIRAEAYSQSDRARDLRETIDQGNLVSDEIILDLVSEKLSNPQKAYLCDGFPRTLSQVYGLDTVLCNKSMRISAVVHFHIPDDLIIERLSGRLSCVQCKAIYNLLYNPPTNNLICDACGANLLQRSDDEPAAIRKRLTLHHEKSAPILAVYEGRGILHTISGAPSPEAVFGALEKILKNTH, via the coding sequence ATGGTTGTTTTGTTGATGGGACCTCCTGGTTGCGGAAAGGGTACGCAGGCCAAGCTTCTAGTGGAAAAACATGGCTTTTCTCACATCTCCACGGGGGATCTTATTCGTGCAGAGGCCTACTCCCAGAGTGATCGTGCGCGTGATTTAAGAGAAACAATTGATCAGGGTAATCTTGTTTCGGATGAAATTATCTTGGATCTTGTGAGTGAAAAGCTCTCTAATCCTCAGAAAGCTTATTTATGTGATGGATTCCCACGTACCCTTAGTCAAGTTTATGGCCTAGATACTGTTCTATGTAATAAAAGCATGCGTATTTCTGCCGTTGTTCACTTTCATATTCCAGATGATTTGATTATCGAGAGGCTTTCTGGGCGCCTCAGTTGTGTTCAGTGTAAGGCAATTTATAACTTGCTCTATAATCCCCCAACAAATAACCTGATATGTGATGCGTGTGGAGCAAATCTTCTACAACGCAGTGATGACGAGCCAGCAGCTATTCGCAAGCGTCTAACCCTTCATCACGAAAAATCAGCACCAATCTTAGCCGTATATGAGGGTCGTGGAATTTTGCACACGATCTCAGGAGCTCCGTCTCCTGAAGCCGTTTTTGGGGCTTTGGAAAAAATATTAAAAAACACACACTAA
- a CDS encoding YbaB/EbfC family nucleoid-associated protein encodes MRNFAQFMKQAQKMQEQVTKAQESVTQIQATGESGAGLVSITVNGKGVMKHIAIDASLLKPDEGEILEDLILAAYNDAFAKAEEAANKEMEKAGAGLNLPDGMHLPF; translated from the coding sequence ATGCGTAATTTTGCCCAATTTATGAAACAAGCTCAAAAAATGCAGGAACAAGTTACCAAAGCCCAAGAATCTGTAACACAGATACAGGCCACAGGAGAATCAGGCGCTGGACTTGTGTCCATCACGGTAAACGGGAAAGGTGTTATGAAACACATTGCCATTGACGCGTCTCTTCTGAAGCCTGATGAAGGAGAAATCCTTGAGGATTTGATCCTTGCTGCTTACAACGATGCCTTTGCAAAGGCTGAGGAAGCAGCAAATAAAGAAATGGAAAAAGCAGGTGCAGGACTCAATTTGCCCGATGGCATGCATTTACCCTTCTAA
- a CDS encoding DUF2066 domain-containing protein, translated as MLTSLFCSHRNDAHNVFVVKGVSIESHQSSGVDAQMDAKRQALRVAFAKLVRRLALGVPPAYLFAYNPDQINTFVESYQVSNELLSHTSYQATFQIVFSKQAILDVFASANTKVLTTAQPPVLVVPILKRGDKVFMWGNTNVWGKFLRTYDAHSPLQPFRLPRGDLFDMSTWPVTVYPTFRQSIGLSFGSQYYATRLVVAELVAQDDGRAGLNLIAYDIATGNILSTQSLNLSAADEVAIEPQASGYLIDFLESIAKFTQGISPVDHQAEEFVLTIHHKGLDDFEKMLDTILRVPGVSNVSSLSVNTSSANLRVSFATSFEDLMRNFEAKGYGLVRVDAHIVLQKREAGTLPHVSGAIQESGFIEERPLDFLA; from the coding sequence ATGCTAACGTCTTTGTTCTGTTCTCACAGGAATGACGCTCACAACGTTTTTGTTGTAAAAGGCGTCAGTATCGAATCACATCAGTCAAGCGGTGTAGATGCCCAAATGGATGCTAAGCGCCAGGCCTTGCGTGTGGCGTTTGCCAAACTTGTGCGCCGGCTGGCGCTTGGTGTTCCTCCGGCTTATTTGTTTGCTTATAACCCTGATCAAATTAATACATTTGTTGAAAGCTATCAGGTTTCCAATGAGTTGTTATCGCACACATCCTATCAAGCAACCTTTCAGATTGTTTTTTCAAAGCAGGCCATTCTTGATGTTTTTGCTAGTGCAAACACGAAAGTACTGACGACTGCTCAACCACCTGTATTGGTTGTGCCGATTCTAAAACGTGGTGATAAAGTGTTTATGTGGGGAAACACAAATGTGTGGGGAAAATTTCTGCGCACCTATGATGCGCATAGCCCGTTGCAGCCTTTTCGCTTGCCCCGTGGTGATCTTTTTGATATGAGCACATGGCCTGTTACGGTCTACCCCACTTTTCGTCAGAGTATCGGACTTTCTTTCGGTTCTCAATATTATGCAACACGGTTAGTTGTTGCAGAGTTGGTGGCGCAAGATGATGGTCGGGCAGGTCTCAACTTAATAGCGTATGATATCGCCACAGGAAATATTCTTAGCACGCAGTCCTTGAATCTTTCGGCCGCGGATGAAGTTGCAATTGAACCCCAAGCCAGCGGCTATCTCATTGATTTCTTGGAGTCAATCGCAAAGTTCACACAGGGAATTTCTCCTGTTGATCATCAGGCTGAAGAGTTTGTTTTAACCATCCATCATAAAGGCCTTGATGATTTTGAGAAAATGCTTGATACCATTCTTCGTGTTCCAGGAGTGAGTAATGTGTCGTCTCTGTCCGTAAACACATCCTCGGCAAACCTGCGTGTCTCATTTGCGACATCTTTCGAGGATCTGATGCGGAACTTTGAGGCAAAGGGATATGGGCTTGTTCGGGTTGATGCCCACATTGTTCTGCAGAAGCGCGAAGCAGGTACCTTACCGCATGTATCAGGTGCCATTCAAGAAAGCGGATTTATTGAAGAAAGGCCATTGGATTTTTTGGCTTAG